CAAATTTGATTTCTTATCATTTTTATTTAATCTTCGTAGGATACGTGACACCCAAATATATACTATAATATAGGTAGACTAATAGATTGGAGTATGGTCATGTCAGTTAATTTAACACAGCCCATTCCCACTCCCAAAACAGCTTGGGACTGGAACACACTACTTTCGTATCCGATCATTGAAAATATGGAACCAATGGTCGCCTTAAGTTATCATCCGCAGATTATTACTCGGCCACAGTATGCGATTCAGGGATTATCTGGTGCGTTGTTTGAGATTTACGGCCGCCAGGGATTGCAAGAACGGCTTGCGGCAGCAGCCCAGCTATTGCCAGCCGGTCACCGGTTTGTAGTTTTTGATGCTTGGCGCTCAATTTCAACGCAGATGGCGTTATTTAATTCACTATCTCGACGCATTGCGACGAATCATCCTGATTGGTCAGAAGATCAAATTACACAACAGACGTTAAAAACCGTGGCGGCCGTGTCGCGTGATCCAAAACGGCCCTCGCCGCATAATACTGGTGGGTCAATCGACCTAACAATTGTGGATGAGCATGGTGTGCTTTTAGAGATGTTATCACCCTATGACGATTTTGATGAGACTGCGCGCACCAATTATTTTGAAATCAAGGCTGACCTCACCGAACGCGAAATTAGCGCTCGTGATCACCGCCGCTTACTCTATAACATTATGACCACTGTCGGCTTCACAAATTACGATGAAGAATGGTGGCACTACGACTTTGGTAATCAAAATTGGGCCTGGAAGTCTGGCCACGAGGCTGCGACCTATGGTGCC
This is a stretch of genomic DNA from Weissella soli. It encodes these proteins:
- a CDS encoding M15 family metallopeptidase, with the protein product MSVNLTQPIPTPKTAWDWNTLLSYPIIENMEPMVALSYHPQIITRPQYAIQGLSGALFEIYGRQGLQERLAAAAQLLPAGHRFVVFDAWRSISTQMALFNSLSRRIATNHPDWSEDQITQQTLKTVAAVSRDPKRPSPHNTGGSIDLTIVDEHGVLLEMLSPYDDFDETARTNYFEIKADLTEREISARDHRRLLYNIMTTVGFTNYDEEWWHYDFGNQNWAWKSGHEAATYGATQPVFPWTQILD